One segment of Mycobacterium spongiae DNA contains the following:
- a CDS encoding protein kinase domain-containing protein — protein MVGGATGGAIDSALLDGRYLVQAKIASGGTSTVYRGLDVRLDRPVALKVMDTRYSDDEQFLTRFQLEARTVARLKNPGLVAVYDQGIDGNHPFLVMELIEGGTLRELLAERGPMPPHAVAAVLRPVLGGLAAAHRSGLVHRDVKPENVLISDDGEVKIADFGLVRAVAAAGITSTSVILGTAAYLSPEQVKDGNASPRSDVYSTGILAYELLTGRTPFTGDSALSIAYQRLDTDVPAASAGIDGVPAQFDDLVACATARDPADRYADAVEMGADLEAIAEELVLPTFRVPAPRNSAQHRSAALPHSRIHQRPSPAATTAVRNPTRQLTRGPEDWPDPVRPVPTGSGLEYGAEPGPGESQQGPVSGHFAGIAMEEFAWARSHARRTVLISVAIVLAVTGLVATAAWTIGSNLSGLL, from the coding sequence GTGGCCTCGACGTGCGACTGGACCGCCCGGTCGCGCTGAAGGTGATGGACACTCGCTACTCGGACGACGAGCAGTTCCTGACTCGGTTCCAGCTCGAGGCGCGCACGGTCGCCCGGCTCAAGAACCCGGGGCTGGTCGCGGTCTACGACCAGGGCATCGATGGAAACCACCCGTTCCTGGTGATGGAACTCATCGAGGGCGGCACGCTGCGCGAGCTCTTGGCGGAACGCGGTCCGATGCCACCCCATGCCGTGGCGGCGGTGCTGCGCCCAGTGCTCGGCGGGCTGGCCGCTGCGCACCGGTCCGGCCTGGTACATCGTGACGTGAAGCCCGAGAATGTCCTCATCTCCGACGACGGCGAGGTCAAGATCGCCGATTTCGGGTTGGTCCGCGCGGTCGCCGCCGCCGGAATCACCTCCACCAGCGTCATCCTCGGCACGGCTGCCTATCTGTCACCCGAGCAGGTCAAGGACGGAAACGCCAGTCCGCGCAGCGACGTCTATTCCACCGGTATTCTCGCCTATGAGCTGCTGACCGGGCGCACACCGTTCACCGGGGACTCAGCCTTGTCGATCGCCTACCAACGGCTTGATACCGATGTGCCGGCTGCCAGTGCAGGGATCGATGGCGTACCGGCGCAATTCGACGACTTGGTGGCGTGCGCTACTGCCCGCGACCCCGCCGATAGATACGCAGACGCGGTCGAGATGGGCGCCGATCTGGAGGCGATCGCCGAGGAGTTGGTGCTACCGACATTCCGGGTACCGGCGCCGCGCAATTCCGCCCAGCACCGATCAGCGGCGTTGCCTCACAGCCGGATCCACCAGCGGCCATCACCTGCCGCCACAACAGCGGTGCGCAACCCCACCCGCCAGTTGACGCGCGGTCCCGAAGACTGGCCTGATCCGGTTCGACCGGTGCCGACCGGGTCTGGACTCGAATATGGGGCGGAGCCCGGACCCGGCGAATCCCAACAGGGACCGGTCTCAGGCCACTTCGCCGGCATCGCGATGGAGGAATTCGCCTGGGCACGATCCCACGCCCGCCGCACGGTGCTCATTTCGGTGGCCATCGTGCTCGCGGTTACGGGACTAGTGGCGACCGCCGCATGGACGATCGGCAGCAATCTGAGCGGATTGCTCTAG